A section of the Solitalea canadensis DSM 3403 genome encodes:
- a CDS encoding OmpA family protein — MKKQYLIITLTTLMVWLLASCSAPKKLKLSEARNAELQNTLSQTQDQLRDCQNKSALYQSNIKSLNDQLNNQKTSNYQMLNQLRDLSVISNAQAESIKKSLDNIGAKDAYINDLRSASARKDSLNMALVMNLKGVIGNMNDKDIDIKVDKGVVYIDISDKLLFKTGSYEVTNQAREVLGKVAKVLLNQPHIEFMVEGHTDAVPYHRGVLLDNWDLSVKRATSVVRTLHNEYGIPAARMTAAGRSEYIPVTTNATDEGRRLNRRTRIVILPELDQFFKLLEKPAI; from the coding sequence ATGAAAAAGCAATATTTAATCATAACATTAACCACCTTAATGGTGTGGCTGCTGGCATCATGTTCGGCACCTAAAAAATTAAAACTTTCGGAAGCAAGAAATGCCGAATTACAAAATACGCTATCACAAACACAAGATCAGCTGAGAGATTGTCAAAATAAATCAGCTTTGTATCAGTCTAATATCAAATCGTTAAATGATCAGTTAAACAACCAAAAGACGAGTAACTATCAAATGCTTAATCAGTTGAGAGACCTTTCGGTTATTTCTAACGCTCAGGCAGAGAGTATTAAAAAATCCTTGGATAACATTGGAGCGAAAGATGCCTATATCAATGATCTTCGATCAGCCTCGGCTCGAAAAGATTCCCTCAATATGGCACTGGTAATGAACCTAAAGGGTGTTATTGGTAACATGAATGATAAAGATATTGATATAAAGGTCGATAAAGGGGTAGTTTACATTGATATATCTGATAAACTATTGTTTAAAACCGGTAGCTACGAAGTAACTAACCAAGCGCGTGAAGTACTAGGTAAGGTGGCTAAAGTATTATTAAATCAACCTCATATAGAGTTTATGGTTGAAGGTCATACTGATGCAGTGCCTTACCATAGAGGTGTACTTTTGGATAACTGGGACTTAAGTGTAAAAAGAGCCACCTCAGTCGTGAGAACCTTACATAATGAATATGGAATTCCTGCAGCACGTATGACTGCAGCAGGCAGAAGTGAATACATTCCGGTAACAACTAATGCCACAGATGAAGGCAGACGCTTAAACCGCAGAACGAGGATTGTAATTCTTCCTGAATTGGATCAGTTTTTCAAATTATTGGAAAAACCAGCCATTTAA
- a CDS encoding DeoR/GlpR family DNA-binding transcription regulator — MLKEERQTFIIKQINLHNKVLSADLSRQLNVSEDTVRRDLNELAENGQIIKVYGGALSKSFHFPFANNDTYAQDSKKIIAKKAVNLIKDGMVVLAGGGTTMIEIARAMPKNLKCTFFTISPLVALELVETSNSDVILIGGQLSPAAHISIGSQVINQLSEIRVDLCFLGTNGLSLENGVTDSDWEAVQVKKAMIKSARKTVIVSIAEKLESTQNLKVCDLNSVHYLITDLDPTHGALSGYSAYVETI, encoded by the coding sequence ATGCTCAAAGAAGAACGTCAGACCTTTATCATAAAGCAAATTAACCTGCACAACAAAGTACTCTCGGCTGATCTCAGCAGACAATTAAACGTTTCTGAAGATACCGTAAGAAGAGATTTGAATGAGCTGGCCGAAAACGGACAGATCATCAAAGTTTATGGTGGCGCACTTTCCAAGTCATTCCACTTCCCGTTCGCTAATAATGACACGTATGCTCAGGACTCTAAAAAGATCATTGCTAAAAAAGCAGTGAATCTTATTAAAGATGGCATGGTGGTACTTGCAGGTGGAGGAACAACCATGATAGAAATTGCGAGAGCAATGCCTAAAAACTTAAAGTGTACCTTCTTTACGATTAGTCCGCTAGTTGCTCTTGAGCTGGTTGAAACGTCAAACAGTGATGTTATTTTAATTGGTGGTCAGTTATCACCTGCGGCTCATATTAGTATCGGTTCACAAGTAATCAATCAACTTTCAGAAATACGTGTAGATTTATGTTTTTTAGGTACAAACGGCCTTTCGCTTGAAAACGGAGTAACTGATTCTGACTGGGAAGCTGTTCAGGTTAAAAAAGCGATGATCAAATCGGCTCGTAAAACTGTTATTGTTAGTATTGCTGAGAAATTAGAATCAACACAGAACTTAAAAGTTTGCGACTTAAACTCTGTGCATTACCTGATAACCGATCTTGATCCTACTCACGGTGCATTAAGTGGTTATTCTGCTTATGTAGAAACTATTTAG
- a CDS encoding phosphatase PAP2 family protein — protein MKKSLSIQLILILTAVNTAFAQFSDTTAFKRSIMEEANNNPLPKQSSHLAKTMSIALPGLMVGYGFYALENKQLIGINLETKEEIGEHHPYFATSVDNYMQFAPAVAVYGLNAMNIKGKNTLRDRTMIYLLSTAFMSTTVYSVKSLTHELRPDGSNFHSFPSGHTATAFAAAEFMRQEYKDQSPWYGIAGYSVALATGTFRMYNNKHWFSDVVAGAGIGILSTKLAYWVYPSIKRTLFKDKPGKTIIVPTYQNNTLGATIVVNLK, from the coding sequence ATGAAAAAAAGCCTAAGCATTCAACTGATTTTGATACTGACAGCAGTAAATACAGCTTTTGCACAGTTTTCAGATACAACTGCATTTAAAAGAAGTATAATGGAGGAAGCAAATAATAATCCATTACCCAAACAGTCATCACATCTCGCTAAAACCATGTCAATAGCATTACCTGGTTTAATGGTAGGATACGGATTCTATGCGTTGGAAAATAAACAGTTGATAGGCATCAATTTAGAAACAAAAGAAGAAATTGGAGAACATCATCCCTATTTTGCCACTTCAGTAGATAATTACATGCAGTTTGCTCCGGCTGTTGCTGTTTATGGTTTAAACGCCATGAATATAAAGGGCAAGAATACTTTAAGGGACCGTACAATGATCTATTTATTATCAACTGCATTTATGAGCACCACGGTTTATTCGGTAAAATCATTAACTCATGAATTACGTCCCGACGGATCCAACTTTCATTCGTTTCCATCAGGACATACAGCAACCGCATTTGCCGCAGCTGAGTTTATGCGCCAGGAATATAAAGATCAATCGCCATGGTATGGTATCGCAGGTTATAGTGTAGCGTTAGCCACAGGAACGTTTCGCATGTATAACAACAAACACTGGTTCAGTGATGTGGTTGCCGGGGCCGGAATCGGCATACTTTCTACTAAATTGGCCTATTGGGTTTACCCAAGTATAAAACGCACATTATTTAAAGACAAACCTGGCAAAACTATTATTGTACCAACTTATCAAAACAATACATTGGGAGCAACCATTGTTGTTAACTTAAAATAA
- a CDS encoding cyclic nucleotide-binding domain-containing protein translates to MHKILIVTNQKDTDETITTILLLENYKVTIAKNGKDAIEIATTLHPDLILCEVKTKVIDGFGILHMIRKEVKLQTTPFVFLADKFNAKEFRMAMTMGSDDYLLRPFNSKELIMVVENRLQKHMIYKKEASMLSEHSLVAIHDHMTEEINNLIKNRKTIRLVAKEVVYEEGNTPKFLYYILSGKIKTTKTHEDGKSLVLGLYNAGDFFGYVAMLQETRYMATAVVMEDAELALIPRQEAEDIFNRTPLLINKFVRMLAKNLTEKENRMVGIAYDSLREKVARALLNLDNKYHQDKSKPFEITISRDELASIAGTATESLIRTLSDFKTEKLIAIKKGNILITNTEKLSAIASK, encoded by the coding sequence ATGCATAAAATTTTAATTGTAACCAATCAAAAGGATACGGATGAAACTATTACTACCATTCTGCTTCTTGAAAATTACAAGGTTACAATTGCCAAAAATGGAAAAGATGCTATTGAAATTGCCACTACCTTACATCCCGATCTTATTTTATGTGAGGTTAAAACAAAAGTGATCGACGGATTTGGCATACTTCACATGATTCGTAAAGAAGTAAAGCTTCAAACAACCCCATTTGTATTTCTTGCTGATAAATTCAATGCCAAGGAATTCAGAATGGCCATGACTATGGGATCTGATGATTATTTACTACGTCCATTTAACAGCAAAGAGCTCATAATGGTGGTTGAAAATAGGCTTCAAAAACATATGATCTATAAAAAAGAAGCATCGATGTTAAGCGAGCATTCATTGGTAGCCATTCATGATCATATGACAGAGGAAATCAACAACCTGATCAAAAACAGAAAAACGATCAGGCTTGTTGCAAAAGAAGTTGTGTATGAAGAGGGAAACACACCAAAGTTCCTTTATTACATTCTATCAGGAAAGATAAAAACCACTAAAACGCATGAGGATGGCAAAAGTCTTGTTTTAGGCTTGTATAATGCAGGTGATTTCTTTGGGTATGTTGCTATGCTTCAGGAAACACGCTACATGGCAACGGCCGTTGTTATGGAAGACGCTGAACTGGCCTTGATCCCCCGACAAGAAGCTGAGGATATATTTAACCGCACGCCTTTGCTTATCAACAAATTTGTGAGAATGCTGGCTAAAAACCTCACTGAGAAAGAAAACCGTATGGTCGGAATTGCTTATGACTCCTTACGTGAAAAAGTGGCCAGAGCATTACTTAACCTTGACAACAAATACCATCAGGATAAGAGTAAACCATTTGAAATTACCATCAGCAGAGACGAATTAGCTTCAATCGCCGGAACGGCCACTGAATCTTTGATCCGGACATTAAGCGATTTTAAAACTGAGAAATTGATCGCAATAAAAAAAGGAAACATCTTAATTACTAATACCGAAAAACTTTCGGCAATAGCCTCTAAATAG
- a CDS encoding LTA synthase family protein encodes MLKSSKRFTPVLLLVTLIVVISMITRTVLIFHPTTDLSSSGGSIFGVFGWGLLYDLCMASFAIVPFVLYTWLYNDSVYKKPYIYVLLGAILLFIGIMLFTNLIPSDFNKLLYKIVVGYVVVRLGIFVLLWKKGESFRIKWRKAVLAIDFIVVIWLLVFNGVSEWFFWNEFGTRYNFIAVDYLIYTNEVVGNIKESYPLPALVTGISIISLAIFWFIRKPLLSSVTAPSTVLKRSLIGVALLAWPLASYFLVNSDWRSFSSNTFANELAGNGLYQFGVAFQNNELDYNKFYKQLPDKEAFAILRGELAAPNAKFISDDVFNIERDITYNTPENKKNIVLISVESLSAEFLKTFGNTQNITPNLDSLASHSLVFTNLYASGTRTVRGLEALSMGITPTPGQSMVKRPNNGNMFTIGSVLRSKGYTTQYVYGGYSYFDNMKEFFGNNGYEVIDRSAIPPEKIHYENIWGVADEDLFTLALNVLDKNEQKGKPFFTHIMTVSNHRPFTYPDGRIDIPSSSQSREGGVKYTDYAIGSFIKQAQKHSWFKNTIFVIVADHCASSAGKTDLPINKYHIPCLIYSPGFVEPRKENRLMAQIDVAPTILGLLNMDYRSKFFGQDIFQTAPSRARAFVSTYQSLGYMSTDTLSVLEPVKHSEQYIPNYNDGSKGKKITDNEALKKTIAYYQCASWMLSNRKYNSL; translated from the coding sequence ATGTTAAAATCATCCAAGCGTTTCACTCCCGTTCTATTGTTAGTTACGCTGATCGTTGTCATATCAATGATTACCCGAACGGTTCTGATTTTTCATCCAACTACAGATTTATCTTCTTCCGGTGGCTCCATTTTCGGAGTTTTTGGCTGGGGTTTGTTGTATGATTTATGTATGGCTTCATTTGCCATCGTTCCTTTTGTTTTGTACACATGGCTTTACAATGACAGTGTTTACAAAAAACCTTACATCTATGTACTGCTGGGAGCAATTCTTTTATTCATCGGAATTATGCTGTTTACCAACTTGATTCCGTCAGATTTCAACAAATTACTCTACAAAATAGTAGTAGGGTATGTAGTTGTACGACTAGGTATTTTTGTTTTACTATGGAAAAAAGGAGAAAGCTTTAGGATAAAGTGGAGAAAAGCAGTTTTAGCCATTGATTTTATTGTTGTTATCTGGCTACTGGTTTTCAACGGAGTAAGTGAATGGTTTTTCTGGAATGAATTCGGAACTCGCTACAACTTTATTGCTGTTGATTATTTGATCTATACGAACGAAGTTGTTGGAAATATAAAAGAATCATACCCACTACCGGCCTTAGTAACAGGAATCAGCATTATCAGCTTGGCTATTTTCTGGTTTATTCGCAAACCATTATTAAGCAGCGTTACTGCTCCATCTACTGTTTTAAAACGAAGCCTCATAGGTGTTGCCCTATTAGCTTGGCCTTTAGCTTCCTATTTTCTGGTAAACAGCGATTGGCGTTCATTTAGTTCAAACACATTTGCAAATGAGCTAGCTGGGAATGGTTTGTATCAATTTGGAGTTGCATTTCAGAACAATGAACTGGATTATAACAAATTCTACAAACAACTTCCGGATAAAGAAGCTTTTGCAATTTTGAGAGGTGAATTAGCTGCTCCGAATGCAAAATTTATAAGTGATGATGTGTTCAATATTGAGCGTGACATAACTTATAATACTCCTGAAAACAAGAAAAATATTGTATTAATAAGCGTTGAAAGCTTAAGTGCCGAATTTTTAAAAACATTCGGCAATACGCAAAACATTACGCCTAATCTTGATTCATTAGCAAGTCATAGTTTGGTATTTACCAATCTGTATGCAAGTGGAACTCGTACAGTAAGAGGTCTGGAAGCGCTTTCAATGGGTATTACCCCTACTCCCGGACAAAGTATGGTGAAACGCCCTAATAATGGTAATATGTTTACCATCGGGTCTGTTTTAAGAAGTAAAGGTTACACCACTCAATATGTGTATGGCGGTTACAGTTATTTCGATAACATGAAAGAGTTCTTCGGAAATAACGGTTATGAAGTAATTGACAGAAGTGCTATTCCACCAGAAAAAATTCATTATGAAAACATCTGGGGCGTTGCCGACGAAGATCTGTTTACCCTTGCATTAAATGTACTGGATAAGAATGAACAAAAGGGCAAACCTTTCTTCACACACATTATGACGGTTAGTAATCACCGTCCATTCACTTACCCTGATGGACGTATTGATATTCCTTCCAGTTCACAAAGTCGTGAAGGTGGTGTAAAGTATACCGATTATGCGATTGGGTCGTTTATTAAACAAGCACAAAAACATTCGTGGTTTAAAAACACCATTTTTGTAATTGTTGCCGACCATTGTGCATCGAGTGCAGGAAAAACTGATTTACCGATCAATAAATATCATATTCCATGCCTGATTTATTCACCAGGGTTTGTTGAACCACGAAAAGAAAATCGTTTAATGGCACAGATTGATGTTGCTCCTACCATTTTAGGATTACTGAACATGGATTACAGAAGCAAATTCTTTGGTCAGGATATTTTCCAAACGGCACCGAGCAGAGCACGCGCGTTCGTAAGTACTTATCAAAGTTTAGGTTATATGAGTACCGATACGCTATCGGTATTAGAGCCCGTTAAACATTCGGAGCAATATATTCCAAACTATAATGACGGCAGCAAAGGGAAAAAGATTACTGATAACGAAGCATTGAAGAAAACAATTGCTTATTATCAATGTGCTTCATGGATGCTTTCCAACAGAAAATACAATTCATTATAA
- a CDS encoding anaerobic C4-dicarboxylate transporter family protein produces MIWIQFTILIVAILIGSRIKGIGLGVMGMIGMLIFILLFHMQPAEPPIEVMLIILSVVSTAAALQAAGGMDYLVNIAEKILRKNPEKITFLGPLCTFAFTLFAGTAHINYSILPIIAEVAAKKRIRPERPLSISVIASHLGLTSSPVSAATATMVAIVRDNGFQMTDVLKVVIPASLIGIFAGILSVLRMGKDLDKDPEFLEKLKDPEFVKQLEESNTSSAAPLKPGAKLSVLLFALGVLLIIIVGAFPAIMPNFADVEGFKPNMVVGANGSIRMAAMIQIIMLSVTALIIMLTKTSSAEVAKASLFSAGAQATISVFGVVWMSATFMAANSALIESNLGNMVTNYPWTFAIALFVLSMLLFSQAATTRALMPLGVTLGISTPHLIAMYPAVNGDFFLPGYPTLLAAIQFDKTGSTKIGKYLLNHSFMRPGIVAVGVTVAAGFLLARILL; encoded by the coding sequence ATGATTTGGATACAATTTACGATTCTAATCGTAGCAATCTTAATAGGATCGCGCATTAAGGGTATTGGACTGGGCGTGATGGGAATGATCGGCATGCTGATCTTTATTTTATTATTTCACATGCAACCGGCAGAGCCTCCGATTGAGGTGATGTTGATTATTCTTTCTGTTGTATCTACTGCAGCAGCATTACAAGCAGCTGGGGGGATGGATTATCTTGTAAACATCGCAGAAAAGATCCTGAGAAAAAATCCGGAAAAAATCACCTTCCTGGGACCACTTTGTACTTTTGCGTTTACCCTATTCGCAGGAACGGCACATATTAACTACTCCATCCTTCCGATCATTGCAGAGGTTGCAGCTAAAAAGAGGATCAGGCCTGAAAGGCCACTTAGTATATCCGTAATTGCATCCCATTTAGGACTTACGTCGAGTCCGGTATCTGCAGCAACGGCTACCATGGTTGCTATTGTGCGAGATAATGGTTTTCAGATGACCGATGTCTTAAAGGTTGTTATTCCCGCCTCACTCATAGGCATCTTTGCGGGTATACTTTCTGTATTGCGGATGGGAAAAGACCTTGATAAAGATCCTGAGTTCCTGGAAAAACTAAAAGATCCTGAATTTGTAAAACAACTCGAAGAGAGCAACACCTCCTCTGCCGCACCTTTAAAACCTGGCGCAAAATTATCGGTATTATTATTTGCATTGGGAGTGTTATTAATCATTATAGTGGGTGCTTTCCCTGCCATTATGCCAAATTTTGCTGATGTAGAAGGTTTTAAACCGAATATGGTGGTTGGAGCGAACGGCAGCATTCGTATGGCGGCAATGATTCAGATCATTATGCTTTCTGTAACAGCATTAATTATTATGCTTACTAAAACATCTTCTGCTGAAGTTGCGAAAGCTTCATTATTCAGTGCCGGAGCTCAGGCAACTATTTCTGTTTTTGGGGTTGTTTGGATGAGTGCCACTTTTATGGCCGCTAATTCAGCCTTAATTGAAAGCAATTTAGGCAATATGGTTACCAACTATCCTTGGACCTTTGCCATTGCGCTTTTTGTACTTTCAATGCTGTTATTTAGCCAGGCTGCTACTACCAGGGCATTAATGCCATTGGGCGTAACATTGGGCATTTCGACTCCTCATTTAATTGCTATGTATCCGGCTGTTAACGGTGATTTCTTTTTACCAGGTTACCCTACACTGCTGGCAGCTATTCAGTTTGATAAAACGGGGTCTACTAAAATTGGTAAATATTTGCTGAATCATAGTTTCATGCGACCGGGAATAGTAGCCGTAGGTGTTACAGTCGCCGCTGGATTTTTGTTAGCACGCATACTTCTTTAA
- the aspA gene encoding aspartate ammonia-lyase, producing MKQEFRTEHDFLGERTIANHLYYGIQTLRAIENFKLTGLPISKEPVFIKSMAMVKKAAAMANLELGVLTPEVASAIVAACNRLIKGEFADQFPSDMIQGGAGTSVNMNANEVIANIGLEYMGHKKGEYEFLHPNNHVNCSQSTNDAYPTAFRIALYFKVNELLEALDLLQNSFAEKGVEFERVLKMGRTQLQDAVPMSLGAEFKAFSVTLKEDIKRIREVQVLLLEVNMGATAIGTAINAPANYPKVVTDYLGKITHLPITLAEDLIEATSDTGAFVFLSGVLKRTAVKISKICNDLRLLSSGPRVGLNEINLPQLQPGSSIMPGKVNPVIPEMVNQTAYYVIGADLTITMAAEAGQLQLNVMEPVIAFSLFNMLSYLANAFVSLKEKCVDGITANEKECYDMVMNSVGIVTSLNPLLGYEECSAIAKEALKSGKSVHQIVVDEKGLLSQDKWDEIYSFENMIHPQFIAN from the coding sequence ATGAAACAGGAGTTTAGAACAGAGCATGATTTTCTTGGAGAAAGAACTATTGCCAACCATTTATACTATGGAATCCAAACTTTACGGGCCATTGAGAACTTTAAGCTAACCGGGTTACCGATATCAAAGGAACCGGTTTTTATTAAATCGATGGCAATGGTTAAAAAAGCTGCGGCAATGGCCAATCTTGAATTGGGAGTATTAACACCAGAAGTAGCAAGTGCTATTGTTGCTGCATGTAACCGGTTAATTAAAGGTGAATTTGCAGACCAGTTTCCCTCTGATATGATTCAGGGTGGAGCAGGCACATCAGTTAATATGAATGCAAATGAGGTTATTGCTAATATTGGTTTGGAGTACATGGGCCATAAAAAAGGCGAGTATGAGTTTTTACATCCTAATAATCATGTAAACTGCTCTCAAAGTACCAATGACGCCTACCCAACAGCCTTTCGTATTGCTTTATATTTCAAAGTAAACGAACTATTGGAAGCCCTTGATCTACTGCAGAATTCTTTTGCAGAAAAAGGAGTTGAATTTGAGCGAGTGTTGAAAATGGGGAGAACTCAATTACAAGATGCCGTACCAATGAGTTTAGGTGCTGAGTTCAAGGCGTTTTCGGTAACCCTTAAAGAAGATATAAAACGTATTCGCGAAGTACAGGTACTATTGTTAGAAGTAAATATGGGGGCCACCGCCATTGGTACCGCTATTAATGCCCCGGCTAATTATCCAAAAGTAGTTACCGATTACCTTGGTAAAATCACACACCTGCCTATAACTCTTGCTGAAGATCTTATTGAAGCCACTTCCGATACCGGAGCATTTGTATTTCTTTCGGGAGTCCTTAAGCGTACTGCTGTTAAAATTTCTAAAATCTGTAACGACTTAAGGTTACTCTCATCTGGTCCGAGAGTTGGCTTGAATGAGATTAATTTGCCACAATTGCAACCAGGTTCATCTATAATGCCTGGAAAAGTAAATCCTGTAATTCCGGAAATGGTGAATCAAACAGCCTATTATGTAATTGGTGCCGATTTAACCATAACAATGGCTGCAGAAGCCGGTCAGTTGCAATTAAATGTGATGGAACCTGTAATAGCCTTCAGCTTGTTTAATATGTTGAGTTACCTTGCCAATGCATTTGTTTCCCTTAAAGAAAAATGTGTGGATGGTATCACTGCAAACGAGAAGGAGTGTTATGATATGGTGATGAATAGTGTAGGCATTGTAACCTCCCTGAATCCATTGTTAGGTTATGAAGAATGCTCGGCTATTGCAAAAGAAGCACTGAAATCAGGCAAATCTGTTCATCAGATTGTAGTTGATGAGAAAGGGTTACTATCTCAGGACAAATGGGACGAGATTTATTCGTTTGAGAATATGATCCATCCGCAATTTATCGCTAATTAA
- a CDS encoding DNA alkylation repair protein, with the protein MKWIFIPDKVILPMEDLISNIRQALKDGVDENTQKNSQRFFKEKINSYGVKVPVVQKIAKEFFSYLKAKSKAEIFTLCEALWQSGYMEESFIACEWSYKLKKEFEPDDLLTFERWINSYVSNWASCDTFCNHTVGSFIEQYPESVNKLKSWAVSDNRWMKRAAAVSLIIPARKGLFLNEIFSIADTLLHDKDDLVQKGYGWMLKAASQAHEKEVFKYVISKKTTMPRTALRYAIEKIPKELKTIAMAK; encoded by the coding sequence TTGAAATGGATTTTCATTCCTGACAAAGTTATTTTACCAATGGAAGATCTTATCTCAAACATCCGCCAAGCACTGAAAGATGGTGTTGATGAAAACACCCAAAAGAACAGTCAGCGTTTCTTTAAAGAGAAAATAAACAGCTATGGTGTAAAAGTGCCTGTGGTACAAAAAATAGCTAAAGAGTTCTTCAGCTATCTGAAGGCGAAATCCAAAGCGGAGATTTTTACTTTATGCGAAGCCTTATGGCAATCAGGATATATGGAAGAATCATTCATTGCATGTGAATGGTCTTATAAGCTAAAGAAAGAATTTGAACCGGATGATCTGCTAACATTTGAAAGATGGATCAACTCTTATGTTAGTAACTGGGCTTCGTGTGATACCTTTTGCAATCACACCGTTGGATCTTTTATTGAACAGTACCCCGAATCTGTCAATAAATTAAAAAGCTGGGCAGTATCTGATAACAGGTGGATGAAACGTGCCGCAGCAGTATCACTCATTATTCCTGCCCGCAAAGGGTTATTTCTAAATGAAATATTCTCAATTGCCGATACGTTGTTACACGACAAAGATGACCTTGTACAAAAAGGTTATGGGTGGATGCTGAAAGCGGCCAGCCAGGCACATGAAAAAGAAGTGTTTAAATATGTTATAAGCAAAAAGACCACAATGCCACGCACTGCTTTAAGATATGCAATCGAAAAGATACCTAAAGAGCTGAAAACAATAGCTATGGCGAAGTAG